In the genome of Neodiprion pinetum isolate iyNeoPine1 chromosome 2, iyNeoPine1.2, whole genome shotgun sequence, one region contains:
- the Ziz gene encoding dedicator of cytokinesis protein 9 isoform X5, whose translation MSERKFTRGLGKPGMAAQLRETVSQVVRESTVQNKPHLVDPIDFENFVQKNKTLLQNDPQRELLLYPQDDVSQVVLPRRYRTVVSTVRQVSESTESEDGCSLLTKECLKTYSSNWNLVHYKYTAYSGSYLELPKITNSDYLKDEVYEIDTEVDQVDEDSTKSDGITKQGYLMKGPEIGSDRMFVHIGSKSFKRRYCHLRQEVDGTYILELFKDEKKGEAKLTIVMDFCSEVVRNTKRGRYCFELRMTGTHKSYSLAADSEIELQDWLLKLSSVLQHYKQQEDKRAASLERACNTPPPSPQPMQVYGTLKGLEQSMNPQLIRYSRETDTSIALSRRENRRRLFCIYPHIPHAKSPTGSSPDTTVDPYKEQFGQRLLIKCESLKFRLQAPIDEKDSLCQVEPYQTTLCLFDVRNGRKLTENFHFDINNEVVRNISKELSPVGIMTEKEEDVPLPEEIKSLPKEWLMYPKQAIFSVSNPHPDIFLVVRIDKILQGGICQTSEPYIRATKDPRLGLKLHKQVKAACQRLGNYTMPFAWAARPLFRLYSNELDTASDFPAIYRQEGNKIKDDELLKLLSEYRKPEKLSKLTIIPGWLKLKIEPITEIPENTLTTSFVPLKPFPIPPTSEPTLEIAEFEGSSEREVHPYITYINHLYVYPQTLSFDTQKIFTRARNIACIVELRDNDSENAEPIRCIYGKPGLSILRLKASCSVLHHNAVPSWYEEIKMRLPTKLSSKHHLLFSFYHISCDMNKKKENGVENCVGYSWAPLLHKGRLNVDVQVLPVATHLPAGYLSIQPLGLGKGVRNAGPDITWIDSQRPIFTVGFQLISTVFARDQHLHNLFSHAERILDTKPSAMPSESETCKILKAAHAIQIVTAITFLPTILNQLFTLLIFTTNEDVSLYIIRVLIHIINMVHEAERKETLQAYVTFVFVSPSKETGITTVHEELGKHLPTLLQPSNTDFLVVNKFMHHSSFFFDIMIKSMAQHLLTTGRIKMHRNERFSKEYHKNIENLLDVIMPYLMKRYKEMPVETQELNKSLAHFLKKCLTFMDRGFVFRLINSYMDNFAPGDPRALHDFKFMFLQIICSHEHYVSFNLPMMQSRITSRDTETEPDSDELMNEYCLSENFCKHHFLVGLLLQEVKTSLNEIVQIRKVAVATLRDLMAKHELDDRYQNKGQLSRIASIYIPWLGIVLENLHRLELVHDSTSKSEGKQNTSIRISSSSSFLLNRDTNSNNTTGTSTPRSMHRFTLNLDTQSPIRVSMHLRDSTYFAAIAGQGLVNGNSCTSIESDASTMSGASQSNISQETAIIREPTENGTHEHKGHSRSLSVTQTSSRCDKLQSAEVKDLLLCFLFVVKHLGDHQIIAWWQQCSDIELLSFFTVIEMSLYQFKYVGKRQIASNSTSAGGKPRTVKAMTLPARMAPPDFSSETSGTGTLQTHNTVARENLAENESGKLHQALLEANMATEVGLIALDCLGLYCIHFKDALVTGDGYNPVMRKIFDIYLSFLQVGQSETLLRHVFAGFRAFLNNYSVTLFQGNAVLCGRLCYELLRCCNSKLSSIRQESCALLYLLMRSNFEFTSRKGLTRVHLQVIISVSQMLGNVIGLNNSRFQESLSLINSYASSDKAMKGTGFPVEVKDLTKRIRTVLMATAQMREHNNDPEMLVDLQHSLANSYASTPELRHTWLETMARNHARVENFSEAACCQLHIAALMAEYLKLKKIHTWGAEAFDKISVNISRDERGLKLDAGEICVQDIHYNEYLLLEQLEACTETLEKAERFELLGQLYRLIIPMYESKRNYQALSNCYTHLAQACNKVVEVTKSGKRLLGRFYRVAFFGSAYFEDESGQEYIYKEPKVTSLSEISERLNRLYSEKFGHDVVKMIMDSVPVNNSELDPKMAYIQVTHVIPYFEKLELEIRVTEFEQNHDVCCFMFETPFTREGKPRGNPEDQWKRRTILTTQYSFPYVKKRIAVCQKRVVELSPIEVALDEMRQRVAELEDVALIAPADAKKLQLRLQGSVCVTVNAGPLAYASAFLDPALSPQYPDDKVEDLKDVFR comes from the exons ATGAGCGAAAGAAAGTTTACTCGAGGTCTGGGAAAACCGGGGATGGCTGCACAACTCAGGGAAACTGTATCACAGGTTGTTAGAGAGAGCACAGTACAG AACAAGCCACACCTTGTTGATCCCAtagactttgaaaattttgtacagaAGAACAAAACTCTTCTGCAAAATGATCCACAGCGCGAGCTTTTACTGTATCCTCAAGATGATGTTTCG CAAGTCGTGTTGCCAAGAAGATATAGAACTGTCGTCTCTACCGTACGGCAAGTTTCTGAAAGTACTGAGAGCGAAGATGGCTGTAGCCTTCTCACTAAAGAATGCCTTAAAACATATTCTTCCAATTGGAACCTGGTgcattataaatatacagCATATAGCGGAAGTTACTTAGAATTACCGAA AATAACAAATTCGGACTACCTTAAAGATGAGGTATATGAAATTGACACAGAAGTTGATCAAGTAGATGAG GATTCAACTAAAAGTGATGGGATTACAAAGCAAGGATACTTAATGAAAGGTCCTGAGATTGGTAGCGATCGTATGTTTGTTCACATTGGTTCCAAATCGTTCAAACGCCGTTACTGTCACTTGAGGCAAGAGGTAGATGGGACCTACATCCTTGAGTTATTTAAGGATGAAAAGAAAGGAGAAGCTAAATTAACAATAGTAATGGACTTCTGCTCTGAAGTTGTGAGGAACACTAAGCGTGGAAGATACTGTTTTGAACTTAGAATGACAGGAACACACAAGTCTTACAGCTTGGCTGCAGATAGCGAAATCGAACTACAAGATTGGTTGCTCAAACTAAGCTCTGTACTTCAACACTATAAACAACAGGAAGACAAGAGAGCGGCTTCATTAGAAAGAGCTTGCAATACACCGCCCCCATCACCTCAGCCTATGCAA GTGTATGGAACTTTGAAAGGCTTGGAGCAGAGTATGAACCCTCAGTTAATAAGATATTCCAGAGAAACCGACACAAGTATAGCATTATCGAGGCGTGAGAATAGACGTAGATTATTTTGTATATATCCCCACATACCGCATGCTAAAAGCCCAACAGGCAGTTCTCCTGACACTACTGTAGATCCTTATAAGGAGCAATTTGGACAAAGActtttaataaaatgtgagAGCTTGAAGTTTAGATTGCAAGCTCCGATAGATGAAAAGGATTCTCTGTGCCAGGTCGAGCCTTATCAAACTACATTATGTTTGTTTGATGTAAGAAATGGCAGGAAATTGACAGAAAACTTTCACTTCGATATCAACAACGAAGTAGttagaaatatttccaaaGAATTGAGCCCAGTAGGAATCATGACTGAAAAGGAAGAGGATGTTCCATTGCCAGAAGAAATCAAAAGCCTACCAAAAGAATGGCTTATGTATCCCAAACAA GCGATCTTTAGCGTCAGCAATCCACATCCTGACATATTTCTCGTTGTAAGAATAGACAAAATATTACAAGGTGGTATTTGTCAAACATCTGAACCTTATATTAGAGCCACGAAAGATCCTAGACTTGGTCTGAAACTCCATAAACAAGTTAAAGCCGCATGTCAAAG GCTCGGAAATTACACAATGCCTTTTGCTTGGGCGGCAAGGCCTTTGTTCAGATTATACAGCAATGAATTGGACACTGCCTCAGACTTCCCAGCAATATACAGACAggaaggaaataaaatcaaagatGATGAATTATTAAAGCTTTTATCGGAATATAGGAA ACCAGAGAAGCTCAGTAAGCTCACAATTATACCAGGATGGTTGAAACTAAAAATAGAACCAATCACAGAAATTCCAGAAA ATACGTTAACGACTTCTTTTGTACCATTGAAGCCATTTCCTATACCTCCTACATCAGAGCCGACTTTGGAAATTGCCGAATTTGAAGGATCATCGGAAAGAGAAGTTCATCCTTACATCACTTACATAAATCATCTATATGTTTATCCCCAAACTCTTTCTTTTGACACTCAGAAGATTTTTACGAGAGCAAGAAACATAGCTTGTATTGTTGAGCTTAGAGACAATGACAGCGAAAATGCTGAGCCCATAAga TGTATTTACGGGAAACCTGGCTTGTCGATTTTGCGTCTTAAAGCATCTTGCTCAGTTCTACATCATAACGCAGTCCCTTCATGgtacgaagaaataaaaatgaggtTACCGACAAAATTGTCTTCAAAGCATCATCTTCTGTTCTCCTTCTATCATATCAGCTGTGatatgaataagaaaaaagagaacggGGTTGAAAATTGCGTTGGGTACTCGTGGGCTCCATTGCTGCATAAGGGCCG GCTAAACGTGGATGTTCAAGTGTTACCCGTAGCTACGCATTTACCAGCCGGTTACCTGTCCATCCAACCCCTAGGCCTAGGGAAAGGGGTAAGA AATGCTGGACCTGATATAACTTGGATTGATTCACAACGTCCAATATTCACAGTTGGCTTTCAACTTATCTCGACAGTATTTGCCAGAGATCAACATCTACATAATCTATTCAGCCATGCTGAGCGAATATTAGATACCAAGCCATCTGCTATGCCATCCGAATCAGAAACGTGCAAAATATTAAAAGCTGCTCATGCTATTCAAATAGTCACAGCTATCACGTTTCTACCAACGATATTGAACCAACTTTTTACATTGCTGATATTTACAACTAATGAAGATGTAAGCTTATACATCATCAGGGTATTGATACATATCATTAATATGGTGCATGAGGCGGAACGGAAAGAAACACTGCAAGCTTATGTTACG tttGTATTCGTGTCTCCATCCAAAGAAACTGGAATTACAACCGTACATGAAGAGCTTGGGAAACATCTTCCGACGCTGTTACAACCGAGTAATACTGACTTTTTAGTAGTCAATAAGTTTATGCATCACTCcagttttttctttgatattaTGATCAAAAGTATGGCACAGCATTTGCTAACAACTGGCAGAATTAAG ATGCACAGAAATGAAAGGTTTTCCAAAGAATATCACAAGAACATAGAAAATCTTTTAGATGTAATTATGCCATATCTTATGAAGAGATACAAGGAAATGCCAGTTGAAACCCAGGAGCTGAACAAAAGCCTCGCACATTTTTTAAAG AAATGCTTGACATTCATGGATCGAGGCTTTGTATTTCGGTTAATCAATTCATATATGGACAATTTTGCACCTGGCGATCCCCGTGCTTtacatgattttaaattcATGTTCTTACAAATCATTTGCTCCCACGAACATTATGTCTCCTTTAATTTGCCGATGATGCAGTCAAGAATAACTAGCAGAG ATACAGAGACAGAGCCTGATAGTGATG AGTTAATGAATGAGTATTGCCTGTCTGAGAACTTTTGCAAGCACCATTTCCTGGTTGGTTTACTTTTACAAGAAGTGAAAACATCGTTGAAtgaaattgtacaaattaGAAAAGTTGCAGTTGCAACATTGAGAGATTTGATGGCCAAACATGAACTGGATGATCGGTATCAAAATAAA GGGCAATTGAGTCGAATAGCATCAATATATATACCTTGGCTAGGTATAGTGCTGGAAAATTTGCACAGACTAGAATTGGTACATGATAGTACATCTAAGAGTGAAGGAAAGCAAAACACGTCAATCAGAATATCAAGTAGTAGTTCTTTTCTGCTAAACAGAGATACCAACAGTAACAATACAACTGGTACTAGTACACCAAGGTCAATGCATAG ATTCACTTTGAATTTGGATACCCAATCGCCAATCAGAGTCTCCATGCATCTTCGGGACTCCACATACTTTGCGGCGATTGCTGGACAGGGTTTAGTCAATGGAAATTCCTGCACAAGCATAGAATCCGATGCATCTACAATGTCCGGAGCATCTCAATCGAACATTTCTCAGGAAACTGCTATAATTCGAGAACCCACAGAAAATGGTACTCATGAACACAAAGGTCATTCACGATCGTTAAGCGTCACCCAGACCTCATCTAGATGTGACAAACTTCAATCAGCCGAAGTCAAAGATCTACTCCTCTGCTTTCTATTCGTTGTCAAGCATTTAGGCGATCACCAGATTATAGCTTGGTGGCAGCAGTGCAGTGACATTGAATTACTTAGCTTTTTCACAGTCATTGA AATGAGCCTCTACCAGTTTAAATATGTGGGAAAGCGACAGATAGCAAGTAACTCGACTAGCGCTGGTGGGAAACCACGTACTGTCAAGGCTATGACTCTACCTGCCAGGATGGCACCACCAGATTTCTCATCTGAAACTTCTGGGACTGGTACGCTGCAGACGCATAATACAGTCGCTCGAGAAAATTTAGCTGAAAATGAGAGTGGAAAGTTACATCAAGCGTTATTAGAAGCTAATATGGCAACCGAAGTTGGCCTCATAGCACTCGATTGCTTGGGATTATACTGTATTCATTTCAAg GATGCTCTTGTCACTGGAGATGGGTATAATCCAGTAATGCGGAAAATATTTgacatttatttatcttttctaCAAGTAGGACAGTCTGAGACTCTGTTAAGACATGTTTTTGCCGGATTTAGAGCCTTTTTGAACAACTACTCCGTCACTTTATTTCAag GTAATGCTGTTTTGTGTGGACGTCTGTGTTACGAATTGCTCCGATGCTGTAACAGTAAACTAAGTTCAATCAGGCAAGAATCGTGTGCTTTATTATATTTGCTTATGCGGAGCAATTTTGAGTTCACCAGCAGGAAAGGATTAACCAGGGTACATCTGCAG GTGATTATATCTGTATCGCAGATGCTAGGAAATGTGATCGGTCTAAACAATTCAAGATTTCAAGAATCACTGTCCCTTATCAATAGCTATGCATCTTCTGATAAAGCTATGAAAGGAACTGGATTTCCAGTCGAGGTTAAAGATTTAACTAAAAGAATCAGAACTGTATTAATGGCTACGGCACAGATGCGGGAACACAACAATGATCCAGAGATGCTAGTAGACTTACAGCATAGCTTGGCTAATTCGTATGCCAGTACACCAGAGTTGAGACATACTTGGCTTGAAACTATGGCTCGAAATCACGCAagggtggaaaatttttctgag GCTGCGTGTTGTCAGTTGCATATAGCAGCATTAATGGCAGAGTAtctaaagttgaaaaaaatccataCGTGGGGTGCAGAAGCATTTGACAAGATCTCTGTGAACATTTCACGAGATGAACGTGGGCTTAAGCTTGATGCTGGTGAGATTT GTGTGCAGGATATTCATTATAATGAATACCTTCTTCTGGAACAGCTCGAGGCATGTACAGAAACGTTAGAGAAGGCTGAGAGATTTGAATTGCTGGGCCAATTATATCGGCTAATCATTCCTATGTATGAGAGCAAAAGAAACTACCAGGCCTTGTCCAATTGTTATACACACCTAGCTCAAGCATGTAATAAAGTTGTTGAGGTCACTAAAAGTGGCAAAAGGCTACTGGGAAGGTTTTATCGAGTCGCCTTTTTTGGTTCG gCATATTTTGAGGATGAAAGTGGTCAGGAATACATATACAAAGAGCCGAAAGTAACATCTTTATCTGAAATATCTGAGCGTTTGAATAGACTTTATTCAGAGAAGTTTGGTCATGATGTTGTGAAAATGATAATGGATTCTGTGCCTGTTAATAACAGCGAATTAGATCCGAAAATGGCATACATACAAGTTACCCATGTCATTCcctatttcgaaaaattggaacTTGAGATTCGAGTTACTGAATTTGAGCAGAACCATGATGTGTGCTGTTTTATGTTTGAAACACCTTTTACAAGAGAAGGAAAACCTAGGGGTAATCCTGAGGATCAGTGGAAGCGTCGGACGATTCTTACAA CACAATATTCTTTTCCTTATGTGAAAAAACGTATCGCAGTTTGTCAGAAACGAGTTGTGGAACTTAGTCCAATTGAAGTTGCTCTTGATGAAATGCGACAAAGAGTTGCAGAACTAGAAGATGTTGCTCTGATTGCTCCAGCAGATGCCAAGAAACTTCAACTGCGGCTTCAGGGTAGTGTATGTGTGACGGTTAACGCAGGGCCGTTAGCTTATGCCTCAGCATTTCTAGATCCGGCTCTTTCGCCTCAATACCCCGATGATAAAGTTGAAGATTTAAAAGACGTCTTCAGGTAA